A genomic segment from Thermococcus sp. LS1 encodes:
- a CDS encoding MinD/ParA family protein, which produces MVVGGITGLEGTGKTALTVNIGTCLAMQGIRTLLVDADLYFPNLSFHLGINPKYTVHSYLKDHEMDMEWLIYPHRGIKNLYIIPGDPNEEIHHQLSFKALTGLVEYFKEYYGTVLIDFPSGLPIAARP; this is translated from the coding sequence ATGGTGGTTGGAGGAATAACCGGCCTGGAAGGAACTGGCAAAACTGCCCTTACCGTGAATATAGGCACATGTCTGGCTATGCAGGGGATCCGGACCCTTCTGGTTGATGCGGATCTGTATTTTCCTAACCTGAGCTTTCATCTTGGAATAAATCCAAAGTACACAGTACATTCCTACCTCAAGGATCATGAGATGGATATGGAGTGGCTGATATACCCTCACAGGGGCATCAAAAACCTCTACATCATACCAGGCGATCCGAATGAGGAGATACACCACCAGCTCTCGTTCAAAGCACTTACCGGCTTGGTTGAGTACTTTAAGGAGTATTACGGGACAGTTTTGATCGACTTTCCATCGGGTCTGCCGATAGCCGCCCGGCCCTAA
- a CDS encoding aspartate/glutamate racemase family protein produces the protein MKKIGIIGGMTPESTCYYYHKYIEISREKFGKHFYPELIIYSINFKEFFENPEGWEGRKKILINAAKALERAGAEIIAMSANTPHKVFPDIQKEVNVPMVSIIKAVAEEIKRRGIKRVLLLGTKTTMSSDFYVNALREEGFEVVVPSEEEQERLNSIIFNELAFENFRNKPWIVELIERYAREEKVEGVILGCTELPLAIKAGDVSIEVFDTAEIHMRKLIELASE, from the coding sequence ATGAAGAAGATAGGCATAATAGGCGGAATGACGCCGGAATCGACCTGCTACTACTACCACAAATACATCGAGATAAGCCGCGAGAAGTTTGGGAAGCACTTCTATCCGGAACTCATAATCTACTCCATAAACTTCAAGGAGTTCTTCGAGAATCCCGAAGGCTGGGAGGGGAGGAAGAAGATCCTAATCAACGCCGCCAAAGCCCTAGAGAGGGCAGGAGCGGAGATAATAGCGATGTCTGCAAACACTCCTCACAAAGTCTTCCCCGACATTCAGAAAGAAGTAAACGTCCCGATGGTGAGCATAATAAAGGCAGTTGCTGAAGAAATCAAGAGGAGAGGGATAAAGCGCGTTCTCCTCCTCGGAACTAAAACAACCATGAGCTCCGACTTCTACGTCAACGCGCTCCGCGAGGAGGGCTTTGAAGTCGTGGTTCCAAGCGAGGAGGAGCAGGAGAGGCTCAACTCGATAATTTTCAACGAGCTGGCCTTCGAGAACTTCAGGAACAAGCCCTGGATAGTCGAACTAATCGAGAGGTATGCGAGGGAAGAGAAAGTCGAAGGAGTAATCCTTGGCTGCACGGAGCTTCCTCTGGCCATAAAGGCCGGAGACGTTAGCATTGAGGTCTTCGATACGGCCGAAATCCACATGAGGAAGCTCATAGAGCTGGCGAGCGAGTGA
- a CDS encoding MazG nucleotide pyrophosphohydrolase domain-containing protein — protein MEIREFQEMIREIYFHKDSKRGVDKTFLWFVEEIGELAEAIRKKDREAMEEEFADVLAWLSSLANLVGVDLEEAAKKKYPGVCPYCGKKPCECQEKF, from the coding sequence ATGGAGATTCGCGAGTTCCAAGAAATGATAAGGGAGATTTACTTTCATAAGGACTCGAAGCGCGGAGTGGATAAAACGTTCCTCTGGTTCGTGGAAGAGATTGGCGAGTTAGCGGAGGCGATAAGGAAGAAGGACAGGGAGGCAATGGAGGAGGAATTTGCCGACGTCTTGGCGTGGCTTTCAAGTTTAGCAAACCTCGTTGGCGTTGATTTGGAGGAAGCGGCGAAGAAGAAATACCCGGGCGTTTGCCCCTACTGCGGAAAGAAGCCCTGTGAGTGCCAGGAGAAGTTTTAG
- a CDS encoding MFS transporter, producing MDYIKRFYLAGFLYIALYAGFYQVYLQSLGLSKGQIGLLAAISLLLVAFLEVPTGVVADKISKKTSVLVARALFLASLPLLYFANSFADVFLATIIGALSTAFTTGAETGWLYELLKREERADEYPRVYGRLRSFEMAGGFVGTLTGGILADFAGSMRLPIILSLPFVLTSLLILATIPKDTVRSGLPYGHHLLESIRFVWNSREVLWLFIYANIIGLPVTLFTAFMQLYFYGFLASVLAVSGVVALHMTINSISWYIDVGDKVRERLYLYAGILLPFLSLLAGLSGWFGFITLVLETFIFAQAFKEWQGRFQKAIPDEKRATVGSLYSLMAATTNGVLNAVLGWLFDYVGIMRGIVLASVFFLGLSSLVFLEKKENL from the coding sequence ATGGACTACATTAAACGCTTCTACCTCGCGGGCTTCCTCTACATTGCCCTTTATGCGGGCTTCTATCAGGTCTACCTCCAGAGCTTAGGTTTATCCAAGGGACAGATTGGCCTGCTGGCGGCGATTTCTCTCCTCCTTGTGGCCTTCCTCGAAGTTCCGACTGGAGTGGTGGCGGACAAGATTTCAAAGAAGACGAGTGTTCTGGTGGCGAGGGCCCTTTTTCTTGCCTCTCTTCCCCTGCTCTATTTTGCTAATTCTTTTGCTGACGTATTTCTTGCCACTATCATAGGCGCCCTCTCAACGGCCTTTACCACTGGTGCAGAAACAGGCTGGCTCTATGAGCTTTTAAAGAGAGAGGAAAGGGCAGATGAATATCCAAGAGTTTACGGAAGACTGAGATCCTTTGAAATGGCCGGCGGTTTCGTTGGAACTCTTACAGGGGGCATCCTTGCGGACTTTGCTGGCAGTATGAGGCTTCCAATAATCCTGAGCCTTCCCTTTGTCCTGACTTCGCTCTTAATACTCGCCACGATTCCAAAGGACACCGTGAGAAGCGGGCTTCCATACGGTCACCACCTTCTTGAGAGCATCAGGTTCGTCTGGAACTCCCGCGAAGTTCTCTGGCTTTTCATCTATGCAAACATCATTGGCCTTCCCGTGACCCTCTTCACGGCCTTCATGCAGCTCTACTTCTATGGATTCCTCGCGTCCGTTCTCGCCGTTTCGGGTGTTGTGGCACTTCACATGACCATCAACAGCATTTCATGGTACATCGACGTAGGGGATAAAGTGAGGGAGAGGCTGTACCTCTATGCTGGGATTCTTCTTCCGTTCCTCTCACTTCTCGCGGGACTGAGCGGCTGGTTCGGGTTCATCACGCTGGTTCTTGAAACGTTTATATTCGCCCAGGCTTTCAAGGAGTGGCAGGGAAGGTTTCAGAAGGCGATCCCCGATGAGAAAAGGGCCACTGTTGGTTCCCTTTACTCCCTCATGGCGGCTACCACTAATGGAGTCCTCAACGCTGTCCTTGGGTGGCTCTTTGATTATGTGGGCATAATGCGTGGGATAGTCCTCGCATCGGTGTTCTTTTTGGGGTTGAGTTCTCTGGTCTTCCTCGAAAAGAAGGAAAACCTCTAA
- a CDS encoding TldD/PmbA family protein encodes MHELAEFAVEKALELGASYAEARFEEKNGTSLAMKNGNPEGLEVISDRGIGVRVLVDGGMGFASTNVLTKESVAEAVKKALKLAKAAAKVRNEPIRFSDEDFHEVYYEVKMRKDFRDVSVEEKLELLKKVEEDVLEAGAQTPMRFLRYSDQIWHKIFMNSEGALVESVIPRVSMMYNLVVFENGQMEQAPFVQRAFSGGLELIEKDEPWKWAVKDVLALQRLIREGRKPPEGKVDVVISPEVAGIAVHESVGHPYEADRIFGREAAQAGESFVKPEMLGERIGSEVVTVIEDPTIPNSWGFYLYDDEGVKARPRYLIKDGIITEFLTNREYAAKLGQRSNASARAINYNREPIVRMANTYLAPGDYSFEELIEDIKLGVYMVSFNEWNIDDRRYQQRYIGREAYLIENGEIKHPVRRPILEITTKALWSSVDAVGKEIEFYPGTCGKGEPGQGVPVWMGGAPARLRGIPLRRP; translated from the coding sequence ATGCATGAACTCGCCGAGTTCGCCGTTGAAAAGGCTTTAGAGCTCGGGGCGAGCTATGCCGAGGCTCGCTTCGAGGAGAAGAACGGCACTTCTCTGGCAATGAAGAACGGCAATCCCGAAGGCCTTGAGGTCATCTCAGACAGGGGAATTGGCGTGAGGGTTCTGGTCGATGGGGGCATGGGATTTGCCTCGACGAACGTCCTCACTAAGGAAAGCGTTGCCGAGGCGGTTAAAAAAGCCCTCAAGCTCGCTAAAGCAGCTGCGAAGGTAAGGAATGAGCCTATTCGCTTTAGCGATGAAGACTTCCATGAGGTTTACTATGAAGTCAAGATGAGGAAGGACTTCCGCGACGTTTCGGTGGAGGAAAAACTTGAGCTCCTGAAAAAAGTTGAGGAGGATGTTTTGGAGGCTGGTGCACAGACACCGATGCGCTTCCTCCGGTACTCTGACCAGATCTGGCACAAGATATTCATGAACAGCGAAGGTGCACTCGTTGAGAGCGTCATCCCGCGCGTCTCCATGATGTACAACCTCGTTGTCTTCGAGAACGGCCAGATGGAGCAGGCACCTTTCGTGCAGAGGGCCTTCTCAGGTGGACTGGAGCTCATTGAAAAGGATGAGCCTTGGAAGTGGGCGGTTAAAGACGTTTTGGCTCTTCAAAGGCTCATACGCGAGGGTAGGAAACCGCCCGAAGGAAAAGTAGATGTAGTCATAAGCCCAGAGGTAGCTGGCATAGCCGTCCACGAGAGCGTCGGGCATCCCTATGAGGCGGATAGAATATTCGGAAGGGAGGCGGCGCAGGCCGGTGAAAGCTTCGTAAAGCCAGAGATGCTGGGTGAGAGGATTGGAAGCGAAGTTGTCACAGTCATAGAGGATCCGACGATACCCAACAGCTGGGGTTTTTACCTCTACGACGACGAGGGTGTTAAGGCAAGGCCACGCTACCTAATTAAAGATGGGATTATAACCGAGTTCCTCACCAACAGGGAGTATGCAGCAAAGCTCGGCCAGCGCTCCAACGCTTCAGCCAGGGCGATAAACTACAACCGCGAGCCGATAGTGAGAATGGCCAACACCTACCTAGCTCCCGGAGATTACAGCTTCGAGGAGCTGATTGAGGACATAAAGCTCGGCGTCTACATGGTCTCATTCAACGAGTGGAACATAGACGACAGGCGCTACCAGCAGCGCTACATCGGCAGAGAGGCTTATCTCATCGAGAACGGCGAGATAAAGCACCCCGTGAGGAGACCGATTCTTGAGATAACCACCAAGGCACTGTGGAGCAGCGTCGATGCCGTTGGCAAGGAGATTGAATTCTACCCAGGAACCTGCGGCAAGGGCGAGCCTGGCCAGGGCGTTCCGGTCTGGATGGGAGGTGCCCCCGCGAGGCTCAGGGGAATACCGCTGAGGAGGCCGTGA
- a CDS encoding TldD/PmbA family protein, whose product MFDVNEFILKKAKELGFGDVVVLGYEMDRRQVRFANNEITVAKNWHERKVELFVELEKRIAGTSITELSEENIKRTLKALLSTLKNMAPKEDYYGIAEGPFEYRDIPETFDKAIVELDEPNEYVETAINAALEEGAKRVAGVLYTDHNRIYLTTSNGVEAFDEGTGIEISVRAFIGDLESGHGTNSVRILKKFDPESAGRKAGEIAKMAQNPEQGPEGKFDVIFDPLAFANLLSYMSFMTSAYAAEAGFSFLVGKLGQKVANENVTIKDVGNMPNAYGTRKFDDEGVPTRETTIIENGTFKTFLLNTSLAKKYGTETTANAGLVMPHAWNILLEPGDYTKEELFSEVKKGIYITNVWYTRFQNYVAGDFSTIPRDGIFLVENGELKPIRNIRVSDNFQRILENIAALGKDIHHIHWWEVRNPVFTPYVLVKDVGITRATK is encoded by the coding sequence ATGTTTGACGTTAACGAATTCATCCTTAAGAAGGCCAAAGAGCTTGGCTTCGGCGATGTTGTCGTCCTCGGCTACGAGATGGACAGGCGCCAGGTGCGCTTCGCCAACAACGAGATAACCGTCGCCAAGAACTGGCACGAGAGGAAGGTGGAACTCTTCGTCGAGCTTGAGAAGAGGATCGCGGGAACGAGCATCACCGAGCTGAGCGAGGAGAACATCAAGAGGACGCTCAAGGCCCTGCTCTCGACTTTAAAGAACATGGCCCCGAAGGAGGACTACTACGGTATAGCAGAGGGGCCTTTCGAGTACAGAGATATACCCGAGACCTTCGATAAAGCCATAGTCGAGCTCGATGAGCCGAACGAGTACGTTGAGACCGCCATAAACGCGGCCCTCGAGGAGGGGGCTAAGCGTGTCGCCGGTGTTTTATACACTGACCACAACAGGATCTATCTCACCACGAGCAACGGCGTCGAGGCCTTTGACGAGGGAACGGGAATAGAAATAAGCGTTAGAGCCTTCATCGGTGACCTTGAGAGCGGCCACGGCACTAACTCAGTGAGGATCCTCAAGAAGTTCGATCCCGAAAGTGCGGGAAGAAAGGCCGGCGAGATAGCTAAGATGGCACAGAACCCGGAGCAGGGGCCGGAAGGAAAATTCGATGTGATATTTGACCCGCTGGCTTTCGCCAACCTTCTCAGTTATATGAGCTTCATGACATCGGCCTACGCCGCCGAGGCAGGCTTTTCCTTCCTCGTTGGCAAGCTCGGGCAGAAGGTAGCAAACGAGAACGTTACCATCAAGGACGTCGGAAACATGCCCAACGCCTACGGAACCAGAAAGTTCGACGATGAAGGCGTTCCGACGAGAGAAACAACGATAATCGAGAACGGAACCTTCAAAACATTCCTGCTCAACACGAGCCTAGCCAAGAAGTACGGAACCGAAACAACGGCCAACGCAGGACTCGTCATGCCACACGCTTGGAACATCCTGCTTGAGCCCGGAGATTACACCAAAGAGGAGCTCTTCAGTGAGGTCAAGAAGGGCATATACATCACCAACGTCTGGTACACCCGCTTCCAGAACTACGTCGCCGGCGACTTCTCCACCATCCCGAGGGACGGCATCTTCCTGGTAGAGAACGGCGAGCTGAAGCCCATAAGGAACATCCGTGTGAGCGACAACTTCCAGAGAATTCTGGAGAACATCGCTGCCCTCGGAAAGGACATCCACCACATCCACTGGTGGGAGGTTAGAAATCCAGTGTTTACACCCTACGTTCTTGTTAAGGACGTGGGAATAACTAGGGCGACCAAGTGA
- a CDS encoding MFS transporter, with protein sequence MSAVSALGFFLFEVPTGVVADKVSRKTSVLIGMALFSLSVLFLIFLQNFPMLVAYAVLASLGATFVNTAFSFNFSVEFQHRIPSEKRATIVSLDMMFSALFMSAFYVLYGFAVQRLGLNAARLLFALIPLGVGFAFKAAQLLGPLRDPLRLRHLSKE encoded by the coding sequence GTGAGTGCAGTCTCGGCACTGGGCTTCTTTCTCTTTGAGGTTCCGACCGGTGTGGTGGCGGACAAGGTGAGCCGGAAGACGAGTGTGCTCATAGGCATGGCATTGTTTTCCCTCTCAGTGCTATTTCTCATATTCCTTCAGAACTTTCCAATGCTGGTCGCCTATGCGGTTCTCGCCTCCCTTGGAGCTACCTTCGTGAACACCGCCTTCTCATTCAACTTTTCTGTGGAGTTCCAGCACAGGATTCCGAGCGAGAAGAGGGCCACAATAGTCTCCCTCGACATGATGTTCTCGGCACTCTTCATGTCGGCCTTTTACGTCCTCTACGGCTTTGCGGTTCAGAGGCTTGGGCTGAATGCTGCCAGGCTCCTCTTTGCGCTGATACCGCTCGGGGTTGGCTTTGCCTTCAAAGCGGCACAACTTCTCGGTCCTCTCAGGGATCCGCTCCGGCTCAGACACTTATCTAAGGAATGA